In one window of Gossypium arboreum isolate Shixiya-1 chromosome 4, ASM2569848v2, whole genome shotgun sequence DNA:
- the LOC108459529 gene encoding uncharacterized protein LOC108459529 isoform X1: protein MMEGFNFRSKSSRDGGMQMESYYGGKGGGPSNMQDLRCYSANYANSVQPNQLGKEIKMKKSKSSFESSSKTWSFNDPELQRKKRVASYKVYAVEGKMKGYLRKSFRWIKDTYTQAVYGWSICKIVHLFRLTQASRDKATCNKDEDIDYFHRLPTLVMCVSSSVQTTQYNTIQYNCPQHPEAFV, encoded by the exons ATGATGGAGGGTTTCAATTTTAGATCCAAATCATCCAGGGATGGGGGGATGCAGATGGAGAGTTACTATGGAGGTAAAGGAGGAGGGCCTAGCAACATGCAGGACTTGAGGTGTTACAGTGCTAATTATGCTAATTCTGTTCAACCAAATCAGCTTGGCAAAGAGATTAAGATGAAGAAAAGCAAAAGCTCCTTTGAGTCTTCTTCCAAAACCTGGAGCTTTAATGACCCTGAGTTGCAGAGGAAGAAAAGGGTTGCTAGCTACAAGGTTTATGCTGTTGAAGGCAAGATGAAAGGTTATTTGAGGAAGAGTTTCAGGTGGATCAAGGACACTTACACCCAGGCTGTCTATGGTTGGAG CATTTGCAAGATTGTACATCTTTTCAGACTTACACAGGCAAGCCGAGATAAGGCAACTTGTAACAAAGATGAAGATATAGACTATTTTCACCGGCTACCAACTCTTGTTATGTGTGTGTCGAGTAGTGTACAGACAAcacaatacaatacaatacaatacaattGCCCCCAGCACCCAGAGGCCTTTGTATAA
- the LOC108459529 gene encoding uncharacterized protein LOC108459529 isoform X2: protein MMEGFNFRSKSSRDGGMQMESYYGGKGGGPSNMQDLRCYSANYANSVQPNQLGKEIKMKKSKSSFESSSKTWSFNDPELQRKKRVASYKVYAVEGKMKGYLRKSFRWIKDTYTQAVYGWRRESIMC from the coding sequence ATGATGGAGGGTTTCAATTTTAGATCCAAATCATCCAGGGATGGGGGGATGCAGATGGAGAGTTACTATGGAGGTAAAGGAGGAGGGCCTAGCAACATGCAGGACTTGAGGTGTTACAGTGCTAATTATGCTAATTCTGTTCAACCAAATCAGCTTGGCAAAGAGATTAAGATGAAGAAAAGCAAAAGCTCCTTTGAGTCTTCTTCCAAAACCTGGAGCTTTAATGACCCTGAGTTGCAGAGGAAGAAAAGGGTTGCTAGCTACAAGGTTTATGCTGTTGAAGGCAAGATGAAAGGTTATTTGAGGAAGAGTTTCAGGTGGATCAAGGACACTTACACCCAGGCTGTCTATGGTTGGAG